Genomic segment of Crocosphaera sp. UHCC 0190:
ATCCTAAGGTGCCTTCTTGAATTAAATCCAGTAATTCTAAACCCCGATGTTGATATTTTTTAGCCACGGAAACCACTAAGCGCAAATTCGCTTTAATCATCTCATCTTTAGCCCGAATTCCCATCTTTTGAATGCGTTCTAATTCAGAGACTTCCAGGTTGGCCAATGCTGCCCATTGTTTTTTTCCTTGGGCTAAAATTTGTTTTAATTCAAACACAGTCATTTCAGTCGCTTTCGCCCATTTTTCCCAAGAGGGACGATGACCTAATTGTGCCATCAACTGATCATGAACTTGAGACACCGAAATAAATTGACTCAGGATGGTATCTTCCGTTTTGTTTGCGGCCTCTCGTATCTCTAGTAAATGAATATAACGTTGCACTTGTTGTGCTTTAGAGACTTCTTCTTCTTTTTTGAGGAGGGGAACGCGACCAATATCTTGAAGGTATAACCGAACTAAATCAGTGCTGGCCCGATTGGCTTTGCTATCAGTTTCTGTCAGTTCTATTTCTTGTAATTCTAGCAAATCCTCCTGTAAGGCAGAATTGATCTCGTCAATATCTCCCTCTGTCTTGCTTCTGATAAAATCGGGAACAGACGGAGGTTCATAATTATCGGTGTCGAGATAAGAAGATGTAGCTAACATAGCAATTTCTCAATGATGACTGCGAGATCGAGAAGAACCTGAGAATTCTTCTGGTTAACCCTAGTGTTCCCAAATGGAAACTTAAAACGTACATTGTCTTCACATTTATTTGAATTAAATCAGTCAATGTACCCTGATCATTCCTTCTTAGGGTGAGATACACCCCCAAGACAGATCTTTCTACAGCCTCATTGAGAAATATTCCAGAAAAATCTCAAAATATTGCTATAAAGTTTTCAGATATTCCACTAAAGCTTGTTTATCCTCAGTCGGTAAGGTTGTTCCGTAAAGATGACCCTGATTACTGTTTGCTTCGGCCGCAGTATCATATTTAAACCCTTCTTTAGCTGCTTCTGGCCCTTCTGAGACAAAACCGACTTTTTCAGGATTATAAACATCGTAACTCCGATAAAAGACGGGGGTGCGGTTTTCGGAGACTTCTAAGAGATCGCTTAAATAGGGAACGGAACCATTATGGAGATAGGGGGCCCGTAACCAAATTCCA
This window contains:
- the sigC gene encoding RNA polymerase sigma factor SigC, which translates into the protein MLATSSYLDTDNYEPPSVPDFIRSKTEGDIDEINSALQEDLLELQEIELTETDSKANRASTDLVRLYLQDIGRVPLLKKEEEVSKAQQVQRYIHLLEIREAANKTEDTILSQFISVSQVHDQLMAQLGHRPSWEKWAKATEMTVFELKQILAQGKKQWAALANLEVSELERIQKMGIRAKDEMIKANLRLVVSVAKKYQHRGLELLDLIQEGTLGLERAVEKFDPLKGYRFSTYAYWWIRQGITRAIATQSRIIRLPVHITEKLNKIKQAQRKISQATGRTASLDEIGKEVDMTISQVREVLMKIPRSVSLELKVGKEKDTELVDLLESDNASPEESLISESLRRDLQLLLDDLTVREQEVIKLRYGFDDGTAYSLADIGRALNLSRERVRQIESKALQKLRQPRRRNQIRDYFETLS